In Elusimicrobiota bacterium, the genomic stretch ATTGGGCAATCTTCAAGCCAAATCCCGCGCCCAGGCCGGAAAGGGAATTCCGACCGCCGATTTCGGTGAGTGAGTAGCCGGCCCTCAGCGCGAATGAACCTCCTAGACCGTACTCCGTGCCCATGGCCCAGATTGTTTTTTTGTCATAAACCCTGTATTTGATATCAGCAGCCAAAACAAAAGAGCCGAAGGCATGATAACCCAAGCCTGAGGACAGGGTTAGAGGGAGTTTCGTTCTTTCTTCGATAAATTTAATCCCCGGTCCCAAATTTTGAACGGCCAAGCCGAAAGAAAGCGGGGTTGCTTGAAGATGCCGCATGGCCCCCAGATCAAGGGCGAATCCCTGCCCTTGATAAGCGCCGATTCTGCTTTGAATGAGTTTTAATCCCAAACCAAGCCGGGTCTCTAAAGACAAGCGCCTGCCTAAAGCCAAGGAAAACGCCGAGTCCCTGGCTGAGAAATCAGATGTTTTCCTGCCTTGGGCATCCCTGCCTTCTTGCTGAGGCTGGCTGAGCATGGAAACCCCGAATCCCAAGGTTCCGATTTTTGACGGGTATCCTATACCCAGAAAATCGAAGTTTGATCCTAACAGCCACTCGGAATGCATGGCGGAAATTTCTTTCTTGCTTAACGAGCTTAAACCCGCAGGATTCCAATAAAGAGCCGTGGCATCATGGGCCATGGCCGTGTAAGCCCCTCCCAAGCCGATGGGCCGGGCCCCGACTCCGATTTTAAGGAAGGAAAGCCCGGATTGAGTCTCAGCCCATAGACTCGCAGCAATCCCCATCGTCATTCCCGCGAAGGCGGGAATCCAGACCCATTTTAATTTCCCTCTCATAGCAGCTAATCACCTCCTTAAACTACCTCACCACCGAGAACCTGCCCGCTTTCTTCAATGTCTGCCCTTCTTTCTGAGTTGTGACAACGTAAAGATAAACATCCGTGGGCAAATGCCGATCCAGGGTATGCTCATAGGCGTACTTGATCCCTGTTCCTCTATCCACAATGCCCGGCTGCCCGGACAATGACGATTCCGCGACCAACTCCCCGGCCATGTCATAAACCCTGATCTGGGCCCCATCCGCCAAGCCTGATTCGATATGAAGCGTGGGTCTTTGCCCGGACACCGCAGGATTGGGGAAGGCGTAAATCTCCCCAAGTTTAAAGGCAGGGTCAGGGCCAAATTGCGAAGGCGCGGATGCCAGGCTTGCCGTCTTCTTCGAGCCTTCATCATCGTTGCCGGCATTGTTTTGATTGTTCCCCTCTTTAGGCGGCAATAGACCATCGGTTTCATAGAGAATGGGATTGCCTTTGATTGAGGCAGAGGCAAAATAAGCATGCCCGGCCAAGCGGACATTGCCGTCTATTTCTGCTGAGGACAAGGGTGCATAGACAAAGACTGCAGCCTCAACATTGCCTTTGGCTAAAAATATCTCTGAGGAATCGGAAAATATAAGAAGGTTTGAGGCTTTATCGGTTTTGTTGATGAGGGCATTGCCTTCCCAAGTGACGACTCCGCGCACGAACAGAGCTACGGGGCCTTGGACTTTGATTTCCCCGTTGCCCGTGACCTCCAAGCCGTTGATAAGGTATTGGCCCGTGGTCAGGGTCAATGTTTGGTCCTTAATGATCAAGGAGCCATTGACCAAATATTGGCTTGGAATCAGATGATTGCTATTGGATTGGCTTACGTTAGCCAGCAGCGCCGCCAAATCTATCGGGCTTGGCTGAGGGGCCAGAGTTGGATTCACCAGCCGCGACCCTTTGATGGACGCATTGCCGGTCAGCTCTATTTGATCGGTGGTTCCTGCGGTCAAAATAGCGTCACCCTCGATTGTGGCATTGCCCACAAGGCGTATTGCGGATGCAATGACGCTGGAAACGCTGACGGGGTTGCCGTTGGCGGTAAACGCGCCCGAGGAAGCGATGCTTCCTTCGATGCGAACATTACCGTCTAAATCCGAGGCTCCTTGACCGGTTACCAAAGCATGCTGCTGCAAAGCCGAGACATGAAAAATTTTCTTTTGCATAACCCCCGCATTGCCGAGGCGATCCTTGGCCAGGAAGCTTACGGTATGGGTACCTTGGGCTAAAGTGAAGGTGGAGGAATAAACCGCAAGCGGAGTTTGATCAACACTAAAAAGAATTTCTTTAAGGCCGGAAGCCGCGTTGTTGACCAAGGGGTCCACGGCGCTAAGTGTGATGGGGGTTTCAGGTGTGATCAGCGTCTCGCTAAAAGCCTGGAAAGACGGTTGACCCACGGCCAGGCTTGTCTCGGGCACGGCATTATCCACCGCCACCTTAAGGAAGCGGGGCGCTTCTGCATGATCCACCCGGTCCTTGGCAAAATACTCGATCAAATAAACGCCTGGCGCGGGCAAGGTGAAACTGCCGGCATAAACCAAAAACTCTCCGCCGTTTATTTTGTATTTGATTTCTTTGACCCCGGATGCAACTTCCTGAGACACGGGGTCCTGGGCTGATAGAACAATCCCTGTTTGTCCGGTGATAAAGGCATCCGTGTCCGAGGGCTGGGCATCGGAAGGATGGTTGGGGAAAGCAGCGGGCCCCGCATAAGAAACCGTTGTTTGAGGAGGCGTTTGATCAACCGACACCTCGAAGGTTTTAAGGAGTTCTTCATTATCCAGCCGGTCTTTGCTCGCCATCAGCAAAGTTCTTTTGCCTTCGGATAAAGTAAAGCTTGAGGCAAATACTTCAAACGGCCCGGCATCGATGTTAAATTTCGTTTCTTTAAGCCCTGAAGCCGCGCCGTTGACGATAGGATCAACGGCATCAAGGGAAATCAAACTATGCGTGGCGATAAACAATGGCCCGCCGATGGCGCCCGGCACATCCCCTATCGCCTTAAATTGTGGTCCTGAGATATGAACCGAGGTCAAGGGATGGCTGTTATCCACGGCCACGGTCGTCGTTTGAGCCGTTTCCTTGTTGCCGATTACATCCTCGGCAAAAAATTCCAAAGCATACAGCCCGTCCGCTTCCCCGGAAAGAGTGAAGCTGGAAATAAAGGCCGAGCCTTGGCCGGGATTGGGATTATTGAAAGTAAATCGCCCCGCGGCGTTCATGGAAACTTTCTGGAAGGCGACGCCCAGGCCCAAAGCATCTCCGGCTAAAGAAAAATCATCGGTTGAGATCAAGGTTAAAAATGAATTTTGCGTAATAAACACCGGGTCTTGAGCAGACGCCGGCTCTAATTTGGGCGGCCCGATCATAAGCATGCTTTGAGGCGGCAAAACGTCTCCGATTAAAACTTTAAACACCTGATTGAGTTCATTGCCCACATTGTCCTTGACTGAAACATTCAAGACATGCGTCCCTGAGCCCAAAGCAATGCTGAACTCAAGCCCAGTAACGGAAATGGTCGAGCCGCCATCCAAGCTGTACGCAATACCGGTAAGATCGATTCCCGACGCTGCCAAATTGTTTAAAGGATCATTGATGATCACCTGCACGGTGGCTAAAGGAGCCAGTACGGCAATGCCGCCGTCAATAGAAATAAATGGCTGTTGTGAGAAAAGAACGGCTCTCGGAGGAGTATTATCCGTGGCTAATGACGCGCTTTTAATGGGTTCCGTGTTATGGGCAAGGTCAAAACTTCTAAATTGAATGCTGTGGAATCCTTCGGCGGGGAAACTGAGGCTTGAGCCCGCGATATAGGGATTAAAGGGCAGGGCTGTGCTGTCGATTCTGAATTCTGTGCCCAAAACTCCTGATCCCGCTAAACGGCCCAAAGGCGGATCGCGGGCCGACAATATATGAGCTGTTTTACTGGAGATAAAGACTTGGCCTGACAATGAGACGAATTTCCGGCCTTCCAATAAATCTAAAGAAGTAATGGGGGCAACTTCATCTTGAAGGAACACGGCGTATAAAGAAAGATGCGTTATAGGCAAAATGAACAGATTATTGGCCGTATCCGGCCCGATATCCGCCACCAACTCCCACATGAAAAGCCCCGCATCAAAGCGATACACCCTTAATTCTTGCTCCAAGGCCTCGCTGCCTAAATCCTGATAGCGAAAGTTGAGCGTCGCGCCGCCGGGTAGACTGGGATCAGGGCTTAATATGTCGAATAAATTGCTCACCAAAATCAACCCCTGGACCGCTGCCGCGCTGGTGGCAATGGCCACGGCCGGATTGACGGTTACAGTGGAAACGTGGTGGATCGTAATGCCGGGAACTTGAGAAGCCAGGGCAAGTTCGGGCTCGCCCGCCCTATATTGGATAAGGATTCATTAAACAGCTCGTCAAAAGCTTTGATTGCAAAGAAATACGTGGCTCCATCGCTTAAATTTGAAATTT encodes the following:
- a CDS encoding T9SS type A sorting domain-containing protein, which codes for MAIATSAAAVQGLILVSNLFDILSPDPSLPGGATLNFRYQDLGSEALEQELRVYRFDAGLFMWELVADIGPDTANNLFILPITHLSLYAVFLQDEVAPITSLDLLEGRKFVSLSGQVFISSKTAHILSARDPPLGRLAGSGVLGTEFRIDSTALPFNPYIAGSSLSFPAEGFHSIQFRSFDLAHNTEPIKSASLATDNTPPRAVLFSQQPFISIDGGIAVLAPLATVQVIINDPLNNLAASGIDLTGIAYSLDGGSTISVTGLEFSIALGSGTHVLNVSVKDNVGNELNQVFKVLIGDVLPPQSMLMIGPPKLEPASAQDPVFITQNSFLTLISTDDFSLAGDALGLGVAFQKVSMNAAGRFTFNNPNPGQGSAFISSFTLSGEADGLYALEFFAEDVIGNKETAQTTTVAVDNSHPLTSVHISGPQFKAIGDVPGAIGGPLFIATHSLISLDAVDPIVNGAASGLKETKFNIDAGPFEVFASSFTLSEGKRTLLMASKDRLDNEELLKTFEVSVDQTPPQTTVSYAGPAAFPNHPSDAQPSDTDAFITGQTGIVLSAQDPVSQEVASGVKEIKYKINGGEFLVYAGSFTLPAPGVYLIEYFAKDRVDHAEAPRFLKVAVDNAVPETSLAVGQPSFQAFSETLITPETPITLSAVDPLVNNAASGLKEILFSVDQTPLAVYSSTFTLAQGTHTVSFLAKDRLGNAGVMQKKIFHVSALQQHALVTGQGASDLDGNVRIEGSIASSGAFTANGNPVSVSSVIASAIRLVGNATIEGDAILTAGTTDQIELTGNASIKGSRLVNPTLAPQPSPIDLAALLANVSQSNSNHLIPSQYLVNGSLIIKDQTLTLTTGQYLINGLEVTGNGEIKVQGPVALFVRGVVTWEGNALINKTDKASNLLIFSDSSEIFLAKGNVEAAVFVYAPLSSAEIDGNVRLAGHAYFASASIKGNPILYETDGLLPPKEGNNQNNAGNDDEGSKKTASLASAPSQFGPDPAFKLGEIYAFPNPAVSGQRPTLHIESGLADGAQIRVYDMAGELVAESSLSGQPGIVDRGTGIKYAYEHTLDRHLPTDVYLYVVTTQKEGQTLKKAGRFSVVR
- a CDS encoding PorV/PorQ family protein; this translates as MRGKLKWVWIPAFAGMTMGIAASLWAETQSGLSFLKIGVGARPIGLGGAYTAMAHDATALYWNPAGLSSLSKKEISAMHSEWLLGSNFDFLGIGYPSKIGTLGFGVSMLSQPQQEGRDAQGRKTSDFSARDSAFSLALGRRLSLETRLGLGLKLIQSRIGAYQGQGFALDLGAMRHLQATPLSFGLAVQNLGPGIKFIEERTKLPLTLSSGLGYHAFGSFVLAADIKYRVYDKKTIWAMGTEYGLGGSFALRAGYSLTEIGGRNSLSGLGAGFGLKIAQYRLDYSMTPFGELGDTHRVSLGARW